The following DNA comes from Sebastes umbrosus isolate fSebUmb1 chromosome 8, fSebUmb1.pri, whole genome shotgun sequence.
tttttcctccccaaaatttagacaagctagcatgacatgactggcaccaatggatttcttcacttttcttcttcactctagcttgaaaactcaCCCCGCAACAACCTCTAAAAGAATAGCGGCAGGGCCCGCCGGCAGGCTGTcagagttttaaggggttaatcATCCAATTATTGAATAATCTATCATGATATTAACATACAGAGGAATAATAAAGTCCATGCAGATCCTTTCTGTTTGGATACTAATGAACAGCGCAGATCTGCTccaaaagagagaaacaaaaagaaaagtctgatgTGAGAGTCTTTGAAATAACTACATCAAATATCACATTAAAGACATGCCACAATAAGAATAACATGAATCCTACTGGAGACCTGAACACCAGGGTGCATACAGTGATGACAGAGTGAGGCCTCTGAGCTCATTTAAagccaactctctctctctgaacaagTAAAACACAGCAGACGTTCAGGATCATGATTTGCCTCCGTCTCCGTGTTTACCTGCATGTCTTgcccaaacccccccccccaccatctCCAAGAAACTTGACTTGTAAAGAAGGTGCATTCAAATGCAGACGATTTGTCTAAGCCTTGTTTGCTAAGATGTAAAGACTCAAGTATTCATGATGCCATGCAAAACAGCCAGGAAACGAGAACACTGCTAGCACCACTCAAAGTGATGACAGAGCTTTAACACACTTTCTGGCAGGCAGGGATACAGACAGACGCAGGTGTAtagtctcacacacacgcacgcacacacacacacgcccacatgGCAACTTTCAATACTCAGGTCTggtaacaaacacacatttgttaAACAAATAGATTCAGCATCATGTGGTCTGAATGAGAAAATTAGGAGCGTGTGCTGTAAACTGTAGAGGAACGTGACGgacagagactgtgtgtgtgtgtgttgtgtgttaaaCTAGGACAGATAATGCATTTAGACCTTTTAagtagagtgtgtgtctgtttgtttgactgTCAGACACCGCTCTATTGCACATACAGTAGGGCTGGACGATACggacaaaatcttctatcacgatataggtaatttcatatctcgataacgatatatgtCATAATATAGAaggttttctggtaattcaataaataaataaatagtcaacaTGGTAAAGACTATTattatactcctgtgtgaattatatacttgacaaatcaaaagtattttctcattttaagaacttgtgcaaaaacagttttatgtgaaattatagagaaaaaataaataaatataggcctagcctttATCACTATAGAAACgatatagacatttttataccATTTTGAAGATACATATCAAAATATTGCTCAGCCGTAATTGCACTTTGACATGTTTGAACACAAAGAAGACTACACTATAGTATTAACCCCAACTTGACTCTGCACAGAAACAGTCAGATAAGTGTGGAAAGATTTAAATCTCACTGTATCCAACAGGAACTGGAGAGAGTGGAAAGAGTACCTTCATCAAACAGATGAGGATCATCCATGGAGGAGGATACACAGATGAGGACAAGAGGTGCTATGCCAAACTGGTCTACCAGAACATCTTCACCTCCATGCAGGCCATGACCAGAGCCATGGAGGCTTTTAGTATAGCCTTCTCTAATCCCCAGAACCAGGTACTGAGTCAAACTGGCTCTGCTCCTTTTGCTATCAGTGAAAACTACTCTGGTGTCACTAGTGCACAGTCCACATGTTGAGTAGTCATggtaggaaaaacacaggtgttactaataacactaacgatggctctgctctactgcatctgcaagatttcacagaccggaggaaaacaaccaatcagagctgatctggagtctgccgtccagctgccgtctctgagcagctgtcaatcacttgcgaactccgaccaaacggtcaaactaggcagcgctgatcaaatatgaatcaatattctgttactgtaatgccattttctcatctcaaatgttttcagaaacatcttttagtgtagtgatttgctgtaaaatgagaaagtttgtgacccggcagccatgttgagatcagttgaggaaatatcaagcaccgcccaccagccagagcacagccaatagaaacgctctctctctgaaatgacctgtgattggtcaaagtctcccgtcacaggctagattttataaagcctgaaaacagagacatgagcAGGTGCAGAAGCCTAGTTTTctcccagaacacttgaattaaaatataggcctatataaaaaaagtaagATCACACAAGTTACAGCAAACTGAGAATCTAAAACAAAGTAGTGTAAGTTCAATTATCGGGCTTTATAGCTAACAGAGATGCCAACAGCTTTTAAAACAGTCAGTAAAGTATATAGAGGTAAAGTGACAGTATAATGGTAAAGTGTCAAGAGCTCACAAGTTCAAAAGTCTTATGGTCTGTGGTATGAAGCGGTCCCTGAGCCTGGTGGTGCGGAACAGGATGCTGAAAATAAATCTGACTCATTAAACACCATAGCATCCGAccagtttaaaaaagaaaaaaatggaataaaTGAACGTGAACTGTTAATCTTGTGGGACTGTGAACTTTGAGCTAGGTCTAGTGAAGTGTGAACTTGCACAACACTGCCAggagcagctaaatggaatacagcgtcattaatttcattatttacactcGTGCTTGAAAAAGGCCTtttgtgtcctttttttttttttttagcacaaaCTCAGCTATAAGTCTgactaatcatttgaatttaaGAAAGTATGAAGTGGGACATGTGGGATGAACCTAGAACTGACCCCAATactttgaagcttcgaagcttcaaccaTTGCCATGacaatcgacctccaaatcaatattcaaatgctttgtttttttgtattatacaagtatgtaataataatgtataaatcccaggAAATCaggaataatcccacagcattattcatattcaacattaattattattagttattctcagacgtatatcgctgtttgttgtgtgtaaaggtgcgtgtgtgtgcagtaatgcagcagcagcactatcccgggcactgaaacgggggagatggagacagacagacagaagaacatgtcagcctgcaaAAATTGGTATTCAGGACCGTTTTTAATTGTCTccctgtttgtctgtgtgtccatAGAGCCTTGCAAACTCAGttctggaggtggaggtggataAGGTGGAGGAGTTTGAGCAAAGCCTCGCGGTGGCCATCAAGAGTCTGTGGGACGACGCAGGGGTACAGGAGTGCTACGACCGACGCAGAGAATACCAGCTGTCCGACTCCACCAAATAGTGAGCTTTAGATATACATACTTGTAACTTGATTCTACACTCTTCAGCTCTGCCAAATAGTTACCACAGATATTACAGAGGGTAGACAAAATAAGAAGAACAAGTTAACTCCACAGATTAAGGTCTAGGAATATTAAACAGGTCAGTTCAACACCTCTCTGACAGTCTCCATCAATGTATTATGCTTCAAATATTATACTGTAAGTGTTTGTTGCAAGGTTTGCATGGCATTATAATAGGCAGAGCAGAAGCTACACTGAGGTTATGTGCTCAGTATTGTGTACTTGGGGTTTTTAGCAACCTGCAGGGAATTTACCTTCAATTCAAAAGTACATATGGTGTGTATTTATAATGCCGATTCCTGCGTTTTCAGGTTCAGAATATTCAAATCGGACTCCTTTTAGTCCAACATAAATAAGGAAAGAAATAGATGATTTGGTATTTCCCCACCAGATGTTTTTCCTGGTAGTGGGGAGAAGGTTTTGAGCATCTAGACCTTAATGTTGGGagataaaatgtataaaatcctTCCTCTGTATCTTGCTGTGTCAATCCTGCAATGAGCACAGGAGGTGAGTGAACAAGAATTAGCATTAATAAAGATCCTGTTGTTTTTGTGAAGCGACTGATGATccagataaaaagagaaaagaaaagcaacTGTTTTTAGCTTGTGGTTGCTATTTTAAGCCATGCAAATGCAGCGTGTACTAAAATACACTCAATTTGTAAAGGTTTCAATTTCCCCTCTAAGTCTCACCAACCGACAGTCACAAATTCAGTCAATACTTAGGTGACGATGCACAGATAACTACATGCAATCTACATGTGTGTGCAATCTTTCTACCTATTTTAATAGTCACAACATTCCCCCAATTCTATTATTTTCCTTCatatttcctttcattttctcctccttttttcaGCTATCTCACCCAGCTGGATCGGATTTCTGAACCCTCTTATTTACCTGACCTGCAGGATATCCTCAGAGTCCGAGTGCCAACCACGGGCATCATCGAATACCCCTTTGACATGGAGAATGTCATCTTCAGGTGAGATATGTAACAGGTAATAGCTTAAGTATGTTGCATTGGAACAGGAGGCATGATAGGTGACGTTGCATTCCTTTTCTGTTATGGCAGGATGGTGGACGtggggggtcagaggtcagagaggaggaagtggatCCACTGCTTTGAGAACGTCACCTCCATCATCTTCCTGGTGGCGCTCAGCGAGTACGACCAGGTCCTGGCTGAGTGCGACAACGAGGTGAGGATTATCGAATCAAGTTCCAGACTTTGACCCTTTTTGAAACGCGTCTTCAATGTTGCCTCTTTCTTTACGCTGCATTACAGAACCGTATGGAGGAGAGCAAGGCCCTGTTCAAAACCATCATAACCTACCCCTGGTTCCAGCGCTCCTCTGTCATTCTCTTCCTCAACAAGACTGATATCCTCCAGGAGAAGATCCTGCACTCCCATGTAGCCGATTACTTCCCTGAATTCACAGGTTAGTTAGTGCTTATGATCTACAATTAATCTGTCACTTTATTGGGAACACCTATCGCtcaaactaatgcagtctaatacaacaatCCTGCATACTGACAggcatttctattattttgtccaccccaatTATTTCAGTGAGGGCaggctaaataaataacacctctCTGTAGAATGCAGTACAACTCAACTGCACCATCCAAAGCTGAATCCACACAAAACTGATTATGACCTTCATGATGATTTATTGCAGCACTGTtatattagactgcattagttttagctagctGTACCTGATATAGTGGTGACTGAGTAGTATGTGGCACACAAAGTGAAAAAGGTGGCACACAAAACATTGAAATGTGTATTCAAAGATCAGCAACCTTCCAACACACCAAGATACACTGAGAATCATTGTCTAGACCAGTGgtgatttgtctgctctgaggttgtcaaaatcaCATTTGCTTACTGGataatgtatacatttataagtccatatataaaactatttaaaaagatgtatttttttttgctattta
Coding sequences within:
- the LOC119492881 gene encoding guanine nucleotide-binding protein subunit alpha-14-like yields the protein MPGCCVSAEEKENQRINEEIEKQLRRDKKDSRRELKLLLLGTGESGKSTFIKQMRIIHGGGYTDEDKRCYAKLVYQNIFTSMQAMTRAMEAFSIAFSNPQNQSLANSVLEVEVDKVEEFEQSLAVAIKSLWDDAGVQECYDRRREYQLSDSTKYYLTQLDRISEPSYLPDLQDILRVRVPTTGIIEYPFDMENVIFRMVDVGGQRSERRKWIHCFENVTSIIFLVALSEYDQVLAECDNENRMEESKALFKTIITYPWFQRSSVILFLNKTDILQEKILHSHVADYFPEFTGPQQDTTAAQEFILKMYQEQNPDKDKTMYPHFTCATDTENIRFVFVAVKDTILRHNLKEFNLV